From one Sulfurimonas sp. HSL-3221 genomic stretch:
- the atzF gene encoding allophanate hydrolase, giving the protein MTISQLLNDYKNGTTTPRDVMAQIRARIEANAENPIFIHALNEAEIEPYLERLEGMDPDALPLYGIPFAIKDNIDLAGIPTTAACPAFSYVPEASAFVVAQLIEAGAIPVGKTNLDQFATGLVGTRSPYGACRNSIDPAYISGGSSSGSAISVALEMAAFSLGTDTAGSGRVPAAFNNLVGVKPSKGVLSTSGVVPACRSLDCVSIFAVNTEDAKAVFDIACAFDAADPYSRKMPQSAGAAEKTMRFAVPLPSQLKFFGDSEAEALFNAAVARFESMGYTAVETDFSPMLDAANLLYSGPWVAERYIATKQIMDETPEQVLDVTRSIIEQGRDKSAEEYFNAEYRLKAYKRHSEEILEGTDFALTPTTGTIYTIEAINADPVQLNTNLGYYTNFMNLLDFAAYAVPAGFRPNGLPFGVTLFGDAFDDRRLMDVGEAFVAEAPRG; this is encoded by the coding sequence ATGACGATATCACAACTTTTGAACGATTATAAAAACGGGACAACAACCCCGCGCGACGTCATGGCGCAGATCCGTGCACGGATCGAGGCGAATGCGGAAAACCCTATCTTTATCCATGCGCTGAACGAGGCGGAGATTGAGCCCTATCTTGAACGTCTCGAAGGGATGGACCCCGATGCCCTGCCGCTCTACGGCATCCCTTTCGCGATCAAGGACAATATCGACCTCGCCGGCATCCCGACGACGGCCGCTTGTCCGGCATTCAGTTACGTCCCGGAAGCCTCGGCCTTCGTCGTCGCTCAGCTGATCGAAGCGGGGGCGATTCCCGTCGGCAAGACGAACCTCGACCAGTTCGCGACGGGGCTCGTCGGGACGCGTTCGCCCTACGGCGCCTGCCGCAACAGCATCGACCCCGCTTACATCTCCGGCGGTTCCAGTTCGGGGAGCGCCATCAGCGTCGCTCTGGAGATGGCGGCCTTCTCCCTGGGGACCGACACGGCGGGATCGGGTCGCGTCCCGGCGGCCTTTAACAACCTTGTGGGCGTCAAGCCCTCCAAGGGGGTGCTGAGCACCTCCGGTGTCGTACCGGCGTGCCGAAGCCTTGACTGCGTTTCCATCTTTGCCGTCAACACCGAGGACGCCAAAGCGGTCTTTGACATCGCATGCGCCTTTGACGCCGCGGACCCCTATAGCCGCAAGATGCCGCAGTCAGCGGGTGCAGCGGAAAAAACGATGCGCTTTGCCGTGCCGCTCCCTTCCCAGCTGAAGTTCTTTGGAGACAGCGAGGCGGAGGCGCTCTTCAACGCGGCGGTAGCCCGCTTCGAATCCATGGGGTATACGGCGGTCGAAACGGATTTCTCGCCGATGCTCGACGCGGCGAACCTGCTCTATTCGGGCCCCTGGGTCGCCGAGCGTTATATCGCGACGAAACAGATTATGGACGAAACGCCTGAGCAGGTACTGGACGTGACGCGTTCTATCATTGAGCAGGGACGTGACAAGAGCGCGGAGGAGTACTTCAATGCCGAATACCGTCTCAAAGCCTACAAGCGCCACTCCGAAGAGATACTCGAGGGGACGGATTTCGCCCTGACCCCGACGACGGGGACCATCTACACCATCGAGGCGATCAACGCCGACCCGGTGCAGCTGAATACGAACCTCGGCTACTACACCAATTTTATGAACCTGCTTGACTTCGCCGCCTACGCGGTACCGGCCGGGTTCCGCCCCAACGGGCTCCCCTTCGGCGTCACGCTCTTCGGCGACGCCTTTGACGACCGCCGTCTGATGGACGTCGGCGAAGCTTTTGTTGCGGAGGCGCCCCGTGGCTGA
- a CDS encoding allophanate hydrolase-related protein encodes MAETIEIAVCGAHMRGLPLNHQLTELDATFVAATSTAKGYRLFDVPEKVPPRPGMVRDSDAQSSVTLEVWSMPLEHFGAFMVQIASPLCIGTVQLEDGSAVYGFLCEADALKGAEEITAFGGWREYLASKPR; translated from the coding sequence GTGGCTGAGACGATCGAGATCGCCGTCTGCGGCGCGCACATGCGCGGTCTGCCGCTCAACCACCAGTTGACGGAGCTGGACGCAACCTTTGTGGCGGCGACAAGCACGGCAAAAGGGTACCGCCTCTTTGATGTGCCGGAGAAAGTACCGCCGCGTCCGGGGATGGTCCGCGACAGTGATGCGCAGAGCAGCGTCACCCTTGAGGTGTGGTCGATGCCGCTGGAGCATTTCGGCGCGTTTATGGTCCAGATCGCGTCGCCGCTCTGTATCGGCACCGTGCAGCTCGAAGACGGCAGCGCCGTTTACGGCTTCTTGTGCGAGGCCGATGCGCTCAAGGGTGCCGAAGAGATCACTGCCTTCGGCGGCTGGCGGGAGTACCTCGCCTCAAAGCCGCGCTGA
- a CDS encoding DODA-type extradiol aromatic ring-opening family dioxygenase — MALKDSKHMRVLYLSHGGGPMPLLGDRGHDEMVITLQRIASMITKPSAIIVVSAHWETITPTITHGSTPELIYDYYGFPDAAYDITYPALGMPALADELHWSLQQHGIESILDDDRGFDHGLFVPLKIMYPDADIPCIQLSLVKGLDPVAHLRMGEALASLSHDNILVVGSGFSFHNMKAFFTPSRERTDKNDAFKHWLIKTCSDKALIESERSERLINWEHAPYARYCHPRAEHLLPLHVCYGATGRACDSVFEAEILGVSSAMFLWS; from the coding sequence ATGGCCCTGAAAGACTCCAAGCATATGCGTGTCCTCTACCTCTCCCACGGCGGCGGCCCGATGCCGCTGCTGGGAGACAGGGGCCACGACGAAATGGTCATCACCCTGCAGCGGATCGCCTCGATGATCACTAAACCCTCGGCCATCATTGTCGTCAGCGCCCATTGGGAAACGATCACCCCGACGATCACCCACGGCAGCACACCGGAACTCATCTACGACTACTACGGCTTCCCCGACGCAGCCTATGACATCACCTACCCCGCCCTCGGGATGCCGGCCCTGGCGGATGAGCTGCACTGGAGCCTCCAACAACACGGGATCGAATCGATCCTGGACGACGACCGCGGCTTCGACCACGGGCTGTTCGTCCCCCTCAAGATCATGTATCCCGATGCGGACATCCCCTGCATACAGCTCTCGCTCGTCAAGGGCCTGGACCCGGTCGCGCATCTGCGCATGGGCGAGGCGCTGGCATCGCTGTCGCACGACAACATCCTCGTGGTCGGCTCGGGCTTCTCTTTTCACAATATGAAAGCCTTCTTTACACCCTCCCGAGAGCGTACGGATAAAAACGACGCCTTCAAGCACTGGCTCATCAAGACCTGTTCGGACAAAGCATTGATCGAAAGCGAACGCAGCGAACGGCTGATCAACTGGGAGCATGCCCCCTACGCCAGGTACTGCCACCCCAGAGCGGAACACCTGCTGCCGCTGCATGTCTGCTACGGTGCGACGGGGCGTGCCTGCGACAGCGTTTTCGAGGCGGAGATCCTCGGCGTCTCTTCGGCGATGTTTCTATGGTCTTGA
- the tgt gene encoding tRNA guanosine(34) transglycosylase Tgt codes for MTFTLEATSGNARAATIETAHSTIQTPVFMPVGTVGSVKSLDMQDMAELLGAKIILANTYHMYLRPGDDSVAKLGGLHKFTTYPNSFLTDSGGFQAFSLSDISKADANGIEFRSHIDGSKHYFTPEKVLDIQYNLGSDIMMILDDLVALPATRERIALSIDRTTQWAEQSINYHRRKQQEGIGVDQNIFAIIQGGIDKEFRAKSATELCALDYDGFAIGGLSVGESNADMYDTVAHTLQYMPTDKPRYLMGVGTPEDLIENIDRGVDMFDCVMPTRNARNATLFTSFGKINIKAARYKYDEAPVDDACDCYTCRRYSRAYLNHLYRAKELTYFRLASIHNLHYYLNLMREAREAILEGRWSDFKAEFYRKREG; via the coding sequence ATGACATTTACCCTCGAAGCGACCAGCGGAAACGCCCGGGCCGCCACCATTGAGACGGCCCACTCCACCATCCAGACCCCGGTCTTCATGCCCGTGGGAACCGTCGGCAGCGTCAAATCCCTCGACATGCAGGATATGGCCGAACTTTTAGGCGCCAAGATCATCCTCGCCAATACCTATCATATGTACCTGCGCCCGGGCGACGACAGCGTCGCGAAACTCGGTGGTCTGCATAAATTCACGACCTACCCCAACAGCTTCCTCACCGACAGCGGCGGTTTCCAGGCCTTCAGCCTCAGCGACATCTCAAAGGCCGACGCGAACGGCATCGAGTTCCGCAGCCACATCGACGGTTCCAAGCACTACTTTACCCCCGAAAAGGTGCTCGACATCCAGTACAACCTCGGCAGCGACATCATGATGATCCTGGACGACCTCGTCGCTCTGCCCGCCACACGCGAACGCATCGCCCTCTCCATCGACCGCACGACCCAGTGGGCCGAGCAGTCCATCAACTACCACCGTCGGAAACAGCAAGAGGGTATCGGTGTCGACCAGAACATCTTCGCCATCATCCAGGGCGGCATCGACAAGGAATTCCGCGCCAAATCCGCGACGGAACTTTGCGCCCTCGATTATGACGGTTTCGCCATCGGCGGCCTCTCCGTGGGCGAGAGCAACGCGGACATGTACGACACCGTCGCGCATACTCTCCAGTACATGCCCACGGACAAGCCCCGTTACCTGATGGGCGTCGGGACGCCGGAGGACCTGATCGAGAACATCGACCGCGGCGTCGACATGTTCGACTGCGTCATGCCGACGCGCAACGCCCGCAATGCGACGCTCTTTACCAGCTTCGGCAAGATCAACATCAAGGCCGCCCGGTACAAATACGACGAAGCGCCCGTCGACGACGCGTGCGACTGCTACACCTGCCGCCGCTACAGCCGCGCCTATCTCAACCACCTCTACCGTGCGAAGGAGCTCACCTACTTCCGCCTTGCCTCCATCCACAACCTTCACTACTACCTGAATCTGATGCGCGAAGCGCGCGAAGCGATCCTCGAAGGGCGCTGGAGCGATTTCAAAGCCGAGTTCTACCGCAAACGCGAGGGGTAA
- a CDS encoding COG3400 family protein — protein MKKILIITDCTIGEHLVERAIEAYSKDNLYYVIQMKERSYENAGPDRFKFFTFDPTSRYKLSNVLKMDFVQIMLVMSSRADAVNTLENIRADKPSVRVIMLDQWDLKIDDPNTLTIDVNDQLSARLIDYLPNVPVIAQNVGLGEGEVMEVLVPFGSAYVYRHVGAIEQSQWRIAGIYRDQRLILPTERTLIHPNDLLLLVGEPDVLISIYRSFKRELGHFPAPYGSSIYLFFDMDVDRAEDIVPMLRKTLYVQERLRRKLYIRITNPGDLDVLREIKAMRSSEVEVIIDYDRRGEAYLLSNDKRHVHAGFIIVSRKLFGIDAVRKVLYDLKVPVLKMASGQMHNVKRAVMLLSESEDVEKITTTMFDMASQMEWMIELLEYQQDDNTFKEQVEQYYQNLSAIFSQSVTIRKSTDNPLRMLKKEERFVQCIPFSETVMQRPVLTLFSTDLQGLSFHLDHFHQLFIPVL, from the coding sequence ATGAAAAAAATTCTCATCATCACGGATTGCACGATCGGCGAGCATCTCGTCGAGCGTGCCATCGAAGCCTACTCCAAAGACAATCTTTACTACGTCATCCAGATGAAGGAGCGCAGTTACGAGAATGCCGGTCCGGACCGCTTCAAATTCTTTACCTTCGACCCGACGAGCCGTTACAAGCTCAGCAACGTCCTGAAGATGGATTTCGTGCAGATAATGCTGGTGATGAGCAGCCGCGCGGACGCCGTGAATACCCTCGAGAACATCCGGGCTGACAAGCCCTCCGTCCGTGTCATCATGCTGGACCAGTGGGATCTGAAAATCGACGACCCGAACACGCTCACCATCGACGTCAACGACCAGCTCTCCGCCCGCCTCATCGACTACCTCCCCAACGTCCCCGTGATCGCCCAGAACGTCGGGCTCGGCGAAGGGGAGGTGATGGAGGTGCTGGTCCCCTTCGGCAGCGCCTATGTCTACCGCCATGTCGGGGCGATCGAGCAGTCGCAGTGGCGCATTGCCGGCATCTACCGGGATCAGCGGCTGATCCTGCCGACGGAACGCACCCTGATCCACCCCAACGACCTGCTGCTCCTTGTCGGCGAACCGGACGTCCTCATCTCCATCTACCGCTCTTTCAAGCGGGAACTGGGGCATTTCCCCGCTCCCTACGGCAGCTCCATCTACCTCTTTTTCGACATGGATGTGGACCGCGCGGAGGATATCGTCCCGATGCTGCGCAAAACCCTTTACGTGCAGGAGCGTCTCCGCCGCAAGCTCTATATCCGTATCACAAACCCCGGCGACCTGGACGTGTTGCGCGAAATCAAAGCCATGCGTTCTTCGGAAGTCGAGGTGATAATCGACTATGACCGCAGAGGCGAGGCCTACCTGCTCAGCAACGACAAACGCCATGTCCACGCGGGATTTATTATCGTTTCGCGGAAGCTTTTCGGGATCGACGCCGTGCGCAAAGTGCTCTATGACCTCAAGGTCCCGGTGCTGAAAATGGCCTCAGGACAGATGCACAACGTCAAGCGCGCGGTCATGCTACTCTCCGAGTCCGAGGACGTCGAGAAGATCACCACCACGATGTTTGATATGGCGTCGCAGATGGAGTGGATGATCGAGCTGCTGGAGTACCAGCAGGATGACAACACCTTCAAAGAGCAGGTGGAGCAGTACTACCAGAACCTCTCCGCGATCTTCTCACAGTCCGTCACCATCCGCAAAAGTACGGACAACCCGCTGCGCATGCTCAAAAAAGAGGAGCGTTTCGTGCAGTGCATCCCCTTTTCCGAGACCGTCATGCAGCGGCCTGTCCTGACGCTTTTCTCCACGGATCTGCAGGGACTCTCCTTCCACCTGGACCATTTTCACCAGCTTTTCATCCCGGTCCTCTAG
- the aroB gene encoding 3-dehydroquinate synthase, with the protein MTVDIDLKKTVDTSYKIYIDALPALTFDKKVAVVTNPTVSGLHLDYLLERLDAPAVEVITLPDGEQYKNWESIETVLGALFEARFNRSSLLIAFGGGVIGDMTGFAASIFQRGIDFIQIPTTLLSQVDASVGGKTGINNRYGKNLVGAFHQPITVYADPHFLATLPPREFAAGVAEIVKMAVTFDADFFAWLETADLSKPDVLAEAVARSVKTKAAVVAQDEKERGLRAALNYGHTFGHVIENETNYTTYLHGETVAIGMVMANRLAVALGLMDAAEAERVEQLLQRYGLPVRYAIADVDAFYEAFFLDKKSGDNSITFILPHHLGGVEMRSDIPREAVMDVLRGFAEAAQ; encoded by the coding sequence ATGACCGTAGACATCGATCTCAAAAAGACTGTTGACACCTCGTACAAGATCTATATTGACGCGCTCCCGGCGCTGACCTTTGATAAAAAAGTTGCCGTCGTTACGAACCCGACGGTCTCCGGGCTGCACCTGGACTACCTGCTCGAGCGCCTTGACGCGCCGGCGGTGGAAGTGATTACCCTTCCCGACGGTGAGCAGTACAAGAACTGGGAGAGCATCGAGACGGTGCTCGGCGCGCTTTTCGAGGCGCGTTTTAACCGCAGTTCGCTCCTCATCGCCTTCGGCGGCGGCGTCATCGGCGACATGACAGGGTTTGCCGCGAGCATCTTCCAGCGCGGGATCGACTTTATCCAGATCCCGACGACGCTGCTCTCGCAGGTCGATGCCAGCGTCGGCGGCAAGACCGGGATCAACAACCGCTACGGCAAAAATCTCGTCGGCGCCTTCCACCAGCCCATCACCGTTTATGCCGACCCCCACTTCCTCGCAACGCTTCCCCCGCGCGAATTCGCCGCTGGAGTCGCGGAGATCGTCAAGATGGCCGTCACTTTCGATGCCGATTTCTTCGCATGGCTTGAGACGGCAGACCTCTCAAAACCCGATGTGCTTGCCGAAGCGGTGGCGCGTTCGGTCAAAACCAAAGCGGCCGTGGTCGCCCAGGACGAGAAGGAGCGTGGGCTGCGCGCGGCGCTGAACTACGGGCACACCTTCGGCCATGTCATCGAGAACGAGACGAACTACACGACCTACCTGCACGGGGAGACGGTCGCCATCGGGATGGTGATGGCCAACCGCCTTGCCGTCGCGCTGGGGCTGATGGACGCGGCGGAGGCTGAGCGGGTCGAGCAACTGCTACAGCGCTACGGCCTGCCGGTCCGCTACGCCATCGCCGACGTCGATGCCTTCTACGAAGCCTTCTTCCTCGATAAAAAGAGCGGCGACAACTCGATCACCTTTATTCTGCCGCATCATCTCGGCGGCGTCGAGATGCGCAGCGATATCCCCCGCGAGGCGGTCATGGACGTGCTGCGCGGTTTCGCGGAGGCTGCACAATGA